In Bacillus sp. SB49, a single window of DNA contains:
- the asd gene encoding aspartate-semialdehyde dehydrogenase, whose amino-acid sequence MSEAKQYNVAVVGATGAVGQKMLETLEDRNFPINQLKLLSSSRSAGSKVTFQGNDYTVEEATPESFEGIDIALFSAGGSVSKKLAPEAVKRGAVVVDNTSAYRMAEDVPLVVPEVNEKDIADHKGIIANPNCSTIQMVAALEPVRKAVGMKRVIVSTYQAVSGAGNEAAEELRNQSQAFLDDTDLKADILPVKGDKKHYPIAFNALPQIDVFQDNGYTFEEMKMINETKKIMHAPELSVAATCVRLPFFTSHAESVYVEVEKDGVTVEEIKQLLADAPGIVLEDDPATQTYPTPLSAADKRDVFVGRIRKDLDDDRGFHLWVVSDNLLKGAAWNSVQIAECLIANEWL is encoded by the coding sequence ATGAGTGAAGCAAAACAATATAATGTAGCCGTAGTCGGCGCGACAGGAGCGGTCGGACAGAAAATGCTCGAAACGCTGGAGGACCGTAACTTTCCAATCAACCAGCTTAAGCTTCTGTCTTCCAGTCGCTCAGCTGGATCGAAAGTGACATTTCAAGGAAACGATTATACGGTGGAGGAGGCGACTCCGGAGAGCTTCGAAGGAATCGATATCGCTTTATTCTCCGCAGGAGGTTCCGTCTCCAAGAAACTGGCACCGGAAGCGGTCAAGCGCGGCGCTGTCGTTGTAGATAATACAAGTGCCTACCGGATGGCGGAAGATGTACCGCTCGTTGTACCGGAAGTGAACGAGAAAGATATTGCTGATCATAAAGGAATTATTGCCAACCCGAATTGTTCCACCATTCAAATGGTTGCTGCACTGGAACCAGTGCGCAAAGCCGTGGGGATGAAGCGTGTGATCGTTTCCACGTATCAAGCGGTTTCCGGTGCTGGAAATGAAGCAGCGGAGGAATTAAGGAATCAGTCCCAGGCATTCCTCGATGATACGGATTTGAAAGCAGACATTCTTCCTGTAAAAGGAGATAAGAAGCATTATCCGATCGCATTCAATGCGTTGCCGCAGATTGACGTGTTCCAGGATAATGGATATACATTCGAAGAAATGAAAATGATCAACGAAACGAAGAAGATCATGCATGCCCCTGAATTATCCGTTGCAGCCACCTGTGTGCGCCTTCCGTTCTTCACTTCCCATGCGGAGAGTGTGTATGTGGAAGTAGAGAAAGACGGCGTCACGGTTGAGGAGATTAAGCAGCTTTTGGCCGATGCACCTGGTATTGTCCTTGAAGATGACCCTGCGACACAGACCTATCCAACACCGCTTTCCGCGGCAGATAAAAGGGATGTGTTCGTCGGAAGAATCAGAAAAGATTTGGACGATGATCGCGGATTCCACCTTTGGGTCGTCTCTGACAACCTGCTTAAGGGAGCGGCATGGAATTCTGTGCAGATCGCAGAATGCTTGATCGCGAACGAGTGGCTGTAA
- the dapG gene encoding aspartate kinase, with the protein MKLLVQKFGGTSVRDQESRSRAIHHVKNALDEGYKVVITVSAMGRKGSPYATDTLLGLIDFPKTEVSLREQDLMMSCGETISSIVFAHELCKAGISAVSLTGAQAGITTNEEFTRAKITQMNPARLLQTMQTKDVVVVAGFQGQTLQGDVTTIGRGGSDTTAAALGSALKADYIDIFTDVDGIMTADPRIVKEARPLTSITYNEICNLAYQGAKVIHPRAVEIAMHAKVPIRVRSTYSDSLGTLVTGTKEESFGQDIQERTVTGIAHMDGLTQIKVLSKKDPSKLQSDVFKSMASANISVDFINISPIGVLYTINHLYTEKAVDILTDLGYDPVIRRQCAKVSAVGAGITGIPGVTAQIVQSLTDQGIPILQSADSHTTIWVLVREEDLIPAVNALHETFQLNSRAKNGANLS; encoded by the coding sequence ATGAAGCTACTTGTGCAGAAATTTGGTGGAACATCCGTCCGGGATCAGGAAAGCAGATCCCGGGCGATCCATCATGTGAAAAATGCTTTGGACGAAGGCTATAAAGTTGTCATAACAGTGTCAGCTATGGGTAGAAAGGGAAGCCCTTATGCGACGGATACGCTTCTTGGGTTAATCGACTTCCCAAAAACAGAAGTATCATTAAGGGAGCAGGATTTAATGATGTCCTGCGGAGAGACGATTTCCTCCATTGTATTTGCTCATGAACTTTGCAAAGCGGGAATCTCTGCTGTTTCCTTAACCGGAGCTCAGGCTGGAATTACAACCAATGAAGAGTTTACTCGAGCGAAAATTACGCAGATGAACCCGGCACGCCTCCTGCAGACTATGCAGACGAAAGACGTTGTCGTCGTAGCCGGCTTTCAAGGTCAGACGCTTCAAGGAGATGTAACAACCATCGGGCGCGGGGGAAGTGATACAACTGCTGCGGCTCTTGGATCTGCGCTGAAAGCGGATTACATTGATATATTTACCGATGTCGACGGCATTATGACGGCGGACCCGCGGATTGTAAAAGAGGCAAGACCGCTCACAAGCATCACATATAATGAAATCTGCAATCTTGCTTATCAAGGTGCAAAAGTGATACATCCTCGTGCGGTTGAAATCGCTATGCATGCGAAAGTTCCAATCCGGGTGCGATCCACTTATTCGGATTCTCTCGGAACTCTGGTCACAGGTACGAAAGAAGAAAGCTTCGGTCAGGACATCCAGGAAAGGACCGTCACCGGGATTGCTCATATGGACGGTTTAACACAAATCAAAGTACTTTCTAAGAAAGACCCCTCCAAACTCCAATCGGACGTATTTAAATCCATGGCTTCGGCTAATATATCCGTAGACTTCATAAATATATCTCCAATTGGTGTCCTTTACACCATAAACCATTTGTACACAGAAAAAGCCGTAGATATCCTAACAGATCTGGGGTATGACCCTGTCATTCGCAGACAGTGTGCAAAAGTCTCCGCCGTAGGCGCCGGAATTACAGGTATTCCGGGTGTAACCGCACAAATCGTGCAATCTTTAACCGATCAGGGCATTCCCATTCTGCAGTCTGCTGATTCCCATACGACTATCTGGGTGCTGGTGAGAGAAGAAGACTTGATTCCTGCCGTCAACGCGCTGCATGAAACCTTCCAATTGAATTCTAGAGCGAAGAATGGGGCGAACCTATCATGA
- the dapA gene encoding 4-hydroxy-tetrahydrodipicolinate synthase, translating into MNFGKVLTAMVTPFDKGGELDLKRTTELVEYLLANGSDGLVVTGTTGESPTLSADEKVTLWTHVVQVAGGRAPVIAGAGSNNTRESVELSKRAEQTGVDAVMVVAPYYNKPNQQGLLRHFQAVAGAVRLPVMIYNVPGRSSVTIAPETIIELSQTDNIVSVKEATGNLDGMAQIIENTRSDFSLYSGDDHLTLPAYAIGANGIISVSSHIIGSEMQQMLQLFEKGDYKAAASLHRKLLPVFQAVFCAPSPAPVKAALKKKGMDTGGMRLPLVPLSLDEDALIEAIIRKFP; encoded by the coding sequence ATGAATTTCGGAAAAGTGCTGACAGCAATGGTTACTCCTTTTGACAAAGGTGGGGAACTTGATTTAAAACGCACGACAGAGTTAGTGGAATACCTGCTTGCAAACGGTTCGGACGGTTTAGTTGTTACTGGGACGACGGGGGAGTCACCGACACTCTCTGCTGATGAGAAAGTGACTCTGTGGACCCACGTCGTTCAAGTGGCAGGAGGCCGTGCTCCTGTCATTGCCGGAGCAGGAAGCAATAATACACGTGAATCGGTGGAACTTTCCAAACGTGCCGAACAAACAGGGGTGGATGCTGTGATGGTCGTTGCCCCTTACTATAATAAGCCGAATCAGCAGGGGCTGCTTCGTCATTTCCAAGCGGTTGCGGGTGCCGTCCGTCTGCCTGTGATGATCTACAATGTCCCGGGAAGGTCTTCTGTTACCATTGCTCCGGAAACTATCATCGAACTGTCTCAAACGGACAACATCGTGTCAGTAAAAGAAGCAACAGGAAACCTGGACGGAATGGCTCAAATAATTGAAAATACGAGAAGTGACTTTTCGCTTTACAGTGGTGATGATCATTTGACACTCCCAGCTTATGCGATCGGTGCGAATGGTATCATAAGTGTATCTTCCCATATCATTGGTTCAGAAATGCAGCAGATGCTGCAATTATTTGAAAAAGGGGATTATAAGGCAGCGGCGTCTCTCCACAGAAAACTTCTTCCCGTATTCCAAGCGGTTTTCTGCGCGCCTTCGCCTGCACCGGTGAAAGCCGCCCTCAAGAAAAAGGGGATGGACACGGGAGGGATGAGGCTTCCTCTTGTACCTCTCAGCCTGGATGAAGATGCTCTTATCGAAGCGATCATCCGTAAGTTTCCTTAA
- a CDS encoding ClpP family protease, with protein sequence MNEDTPKEKEAKPQSSLVDKIQQLGQSNVPQPGDSNIHVLPIIGQVEGHVQLPQQNKTTKYEHLIPQLIAIEQNPKIEGLVVLLNTVGGDVEAGLAISEMIASLSKPTVSIVLGGGHSIGVPIAVSSNYSFIAETATMTIHPIRMTGLVIGVPQTFEYMDKMQDRVINFVTRHSNIEEEKFKELMFEKGNLTRDIGTNIVGRQAVEAGLIDAVGGVKEAMGKLNEMIEANKDTGEQVVQ encoded by the coding sequence ATGAACGAAGATACGCCCAAAGAAAAAGAAGCCAAACCACAGTCTTCTCTCGTAGATAAAATACAACAGCTGGGTCAGAGCAACGTGCCACAGCCCGGTGATTCCAACATTCACGTCCTGCCTATTATCGGTCAGGTGGAAGGGCATGTGCAGCTGCCACAGCAAAATAAGACAACAAAGTATGAACATTTAATACCTCAGCTGATTGCGATTGAACAAAACCCGAAAATTGAAGGATTAGTTGTCTTGTTAAACACAGTAGGCGGGGATGTCGAAGCTGGCCTTGCCATATCGGAAATGATTGCATCACTGTCTAAACCGACCGTTTCCATCGTCCTTGGGGGCGGGCATTCCATTGGTGTTCCGATCGCCGTATCATCGAATTATTCTTTTATTGCAGAGACGGCGACGATGACTATTCATCCCATCCGTATGACTGGTCTCGTCATTGGTGTCCCGCAAACCTTCGAGTATATGGATAAGATGCAGGATCGTGTCATCAATTTCGTAACGAGGCATTCCAACATTGAAGAAGAGAAATTCAAGGAACTCATGTTCGAAAAAGGCAATCTGACCAGGGATATCGGAACGAACATCGTAGGGAGACAAGCAGTGGAAGCAGGCTTGATCGATGCCGTCGGCGGCGTGAAAGAAGCGATGGGGAAGCTGAATGAGATGATCGAAGCGAACAAAGATACAGGAGAGCAGGTCGTCCAATGA
- a CDS encoding YlzJ-like family protein produces MSILYTPLSEQDIFPPENEAYQVILHQHEKCPLKCAKTPDGKKQIMQILSTDPAHYMDPELQPGQWLDS; encoded by the coding sequence ATGAGTATCCTTTACACGCCGCTCAGCGAACAGGACATTTTCCCTCCGGAGAACGAGGCTTATCAAGTGATTCTCCATCAACATGAGAAGTGCCCGTTAAAATGTGCGAAGACGCCGGATGGAAAGAAGCAGATCATGCAGATTCTATCCACAGATCCTGCTCATTATATGGATCCTGAGCTCCAGCCGGGACAATGGTTGGACTCGTAA